One region of Anticarsia gemmatalis isolate Benzon Research Colony breed Stoneville strain chromosome 2, ilAntGemm2 primary, whole genome shotgun sequence genomic DNA includes:
- the LOC142982689 gene encoding serine protease inhibitor 88Ea-like encodes MLKTCAVVLLALSTVNSQCFYKDDSSKKLDPEARTSLYRGQLEFTLNLFEAINKAVPDDNVFFSPFSVYHALVLAYFSSAGQTERSLKESLRIDNNLDKVNLMTAYKVDKRSRGANNNSDSYEFTSVNKMFVDSELQVRHCLLDMFSEELESLNFHDNPGEARDYINDWVMRVTKNNIKGLLPEDGITQATKLVLANAAYFKGVWASKFPKERTKKEAFFVSETRQTLVPFMKQKGTFHYMVSDELGAQILELPYKGNDISMYILLPPYSMKEGVSNIIANLTPERLAAVVEEGYMGREVIVEIPKFTIERSLPLRNVLETLGVGDLFNATADFSTLSEQKGILFDDAVHKARIQNDEEGTVAAAATAIFGFRSSRPAEPTRFIANFPFVYLIYERPTNSILFMGVYRDPKK; translated from the exons atgttaaaaacgTGTGCAGTGGTGCTTTTAGCATTATCGACGGTGAACAGTCAGTGTTTCTACAAAGATGATTCGTCGAAGAAGCTGGACCCTGAGGCGCGCACCTCACTGTACAGAGGGCAGCTCGAGTTCACCTTGAACTTATTCGAGGCGATCAACAAGGCGGTACCTGATGACAATGTCTTCTTCTCACCCTTCTCAGTATACCACGCGTTAGTACTCGCCTACTTCTCGTCTGCAGGTCAAACTGAACGCTCTCTCAAAGAATCTCTCCGAATCGATAACAATTTG GACAAAGTGAATTTGATGACCGCGTACAAGGTAGACAAGCGGTCTCGCGGCGCCAACAACAACAGTGACAGCTACGAGTTCACGAGCGTCAACAAGATGTTCGTGGACAGCGAGCTTCAAGTGCGCCACTGTCTCCTGGACATGTTCAGCGAGGAGCTTGAATCACTG AATTTCCACGACAACCCCGGTGAAGCCCGCGATTACATCAACGACTGGGTGATGCGCGTTACTAAGAACAACATCAAGGGCCTGCTGCCTGAAGACGGTATCACTCAGGCCACGAAACTGGTGCTCGCCAACGCTGCTTACTTCAAGGGCGTATGGGCTTCCAAGTTCCCCAAAGAGAGGACAAAGAAGGAAGCCTTCTTCGTGTCTGAAACTCGCCAGACCCTCGTGCCTTTCATGAAACAGAAGGGAACCTTCCACTACA TGGTGAGCGACGAACTCGGTGCCCAGATCCTGGAGCTGCCGTACAAAGGCAATGACATCAGCATGTACATCCTGCTTCCTCCTTACTCCATGAAGGAAG GTGTTAGCAACATAATCGCCAATTTGACGCCGGAGCGCCTGGCCGCCGTCGTCGAGGAGGGCTACATGGGCCGCGAGGTCATAGTCGAGATACCCAAGTTCACTATAGAGAGGAGTCTCCCATTGAGAAAC gTATTGGAGACATTGGGCGTCGGTGACTTGTTCAACGCGACAGCTGACTTCAGCACTCTGAGTGAACAGAAAGGCATTCTCTTCGACGACGCCGTGCACAAGGCTAGGATACAAAACGACGAGGAAG GTACTGTAGCCGCTGCTGCAACAGCTATATTCGGTTTCCGATCATCTCGACCGGCAGAGCCCACCCGCTTCATTGCCAACTTCCCCTTCGTATACCTCATCTATGAACGTCCCACCAACTCCATCCTGTTCATGGGTGTATACAGAGACCCcaagaagtaa